From a region of the Pan paniscus chromosome 19, NHGRI_mPanPan1-v2.0_pri, whole genome shotgun sequence genome:
- the ZNF232 gene encoding zinc finger protein 232 isoform X3, with protein sequence MEPPGPVRGPLQDSSWYEPSAELVQTRMAVSLTAAETLALQGTQGQEKMMMMGPKEEEQSCEYETRLPGNHSTSQEIFRQRFRHLRYQETPGPREALSQLRVLCCEWLRPEKHTKEQILEFLVLEQFLTILPEELQSWVRGHHPESGEEAVTVLEDLEKGLEPEPQVPGPAHGPAQEEPWEKKESLGAAQEALSIQLQPKETQPFPKSDSLQKLPSWPAYIPANNLSSLPAANTRLRASGA encoded by the exons ATGGAACCTCCTGGTCCTGTGAG GGGGCCCTTGCAAGATTCCAGCTGGTATGAGCCTTCTGCAGAGCTAGTGCAGACTAGGATGGCTGTATCACTAACAGCAGCTGAAACTCTGGCCCTTCAGGGTACACAGGGACAagagaagatgatgatgatgggacCAAAGGAAGAGGAACAGTCTTGTGAGTATGAGACCAGGCTACCTGGGAACCACTCTACCAGTCAAGAGATCTTCCGCCAACGCTTCAGGCATCTCCGCTACCAGGAGACTCCTGGTCCCCGGGAGGCCTTGAGCCAACTACGAGTACTCTGCTGTGagtggctgaggccagagaaacaCACGAAGGAGCAGATCCTGGAGTTCCTGGTGCTGGAACAATTCTTGACCATCCTGCCTGAGGAGCTCCAATCCTGGGTGCGGGGACATCACCCTGAGAGTGGAGAGGAGGCTGTGACTGTGCTGGAGGATTTAGAGAAAGGACTTGAACCAGAGCCGCAG GTCCCAGGCCCTGCACATGGACCTGCACAGGAAGAGCCATGGGAGAAGAAGGAGTCTCTGGGAGCAGCCCAGGAAGCACTGAGCATCCAGCTCCAGCCTAAGGAGACCCAGCCTTTCCCAAAGAGTG ATTCACTACAGAAACTTCCTTCTTGGCCTGCATACATACCTGCAAACAACCTCTCCTCTCTCCCAGCGGCGAACACTAGACTTAGAGCCTCAGGGGCGTGA
- the ZFP3 gene encoding zinc finger protein 3 homolog, translating into MGTENKEVIPKEEISEESEPHGSLLEKFPKVVYQGHEFGAGCEEDMLEGHSRESMEEVIEQMSPQERDFPSGLMIFKKSPSSEKDRENNESERGCSPSPNLVTHQGDTTEGVSAFATSGQNFLEILESNKTQRSSVGEKPHTCKECGKAFNQNSHLIQHMRVHSGEKPFECKECGKTFGTNSSLRRHLRIHAGEKPFACNECGKAFIQSSHLIHHHRIHTGERPYKCEECGKAFSQNSALILHQRIHTGEKPYECNECGKTFRVSSQLIQHQRIHTEERYHECNECGKAFKHSSGLIRHQKIHTGEKPYLCNECGKGFGQSSELIRHQRIHTGDKPYECNECGKTFGQNSEIIRHIRIHTGEKPYVCKECGKAFRGNSELLRHERIHTGEKPYECFECGKAFRRTSHLIVHQRIHTGEKPHQCNECARTFWDNSELLLHQKIHIGEKPYECSECEKTFSQHSQLIIHQRIHTGEKPYECQECQKTFSRSSHLLRHQSVHCME; encoded by the coding sequence ATGGGGACTGAGAACAAGGAGGTGATTCCCAAGGAAGAAATTTCTGAAGAATCTGAGCCACATGGGTCATTATTAGAAAAATTTCCAAAAGTGGTTTACCAAGGTCATGAGTTTGGAGCAGGATGTGAAGAAGACATGTTGGAGGGACATTCGAGAGAGTCCATGGAAGAGGTTATAGAGCAGATGTCTCCTCAGGAGAGAGACTTTCCATCAGGGTTGATGATCTTTAAGAAATCACCCTCAAGTGAGAAAGACCGGGAGAATAATGAGAGTGAGAGAGGCTGCAGTCCCAGCCCAAATCTGGTTACACATCAGGGAGATACAACAGAGGGAGTTAGTGCATTTGCTACCTCTGGCCAAAACTTCCTAGAGATTTTAGAATCTAACAAAACACAGAGAAGTTCTGTGGGAGAAAAGCCTCATacatgtaaagaatgtgggaaagcctttaatCAGAACTCACATCTCATCCAGCATATGAGAGTTCATAGTGGAGAAAAACCCtttgaatgtaaagaatgtggaaaGACATTTGGAACTAATTCAAGCCTTCGACGGCACCTGAGAATTCATGCTGGAGAAAAACCCTTTGCTTGTAATGAATGTGGAAAGGCCTTCATTCAGAGTTCACACCTTATTCACCATCatagaattcatactggagagagaccctataaatgtgaagaatgtggtaaAGCCTTCAGTCAAAATTCAGCCCTTATTCTACACCAGAGAatccatactggagagaaaccgtatgaatgtaatgaatgtgggaagaCCTTTAGGGTTAGTTCACAGCTTATTCAGCACCAGAGAATTCATACTGAAGAAAGATACCATGAATGCAATGAGTGTGGCAAAGCCTTCAAGCATAGCTCAGGCCTTATTAGACAccagaaaattcatactggagaaaaaccatatctgtgtaatgaatgtgggaaggGCTTCGGGCAGAGTTCTGAGCTTATCCggcatcagagaattcatacaggggacaaaccctatgaatgtaatgaatgtgggaaaactTTTGGCCAGAACTCAGAGATTATTAGACATATTAGAATTCATACTGGTGAGAAGCCCTATgtatgtaaggaatgtgggaaggccttcagGGGGAACTCAGAACTTCTTAGACAcgagagaattcacactggagagaaaccctatgaatgctTTGAGTGTGGAAAGGCTTTCAGGCGGACCTCTCACCTTATTGTCCaccagagaattcatactggagagaaaccccaTCAATGTAATGAGTGTGCAAGAACCTTTTGGGATAATTCTGAGCTGCTTCTCCACCAGAAAATTCATattggagagaaaccttatgaatgtagCGAGTGTGAGAAAACATTTAGCCAGCATTCCCAACTTATCatacatcagagaattcacactggagagaagccttaTGAGTGCCAAGAATGTCAGAAGACTTTTAGTCGGAGCTCTCACCTCCTCCGACATCAAAGTGTTCACTGTATGGAGTAA
- the ZNF232 gene encoding zinc finger protein 232 isoform X2, with translation MEPPGPVRGPLQDSSWYEPSAELVQTRMAVSLTAAETLALQGTQGQEKMMMMGPKEEEQSCEYETRLPGNHSTSQEIFRQRFRHLRYQETPGPREALSQLRVLCCEWLRPEKHTKEQILEFLVLEQFLTILPEELQSWVRGHHPESGEEAVTVLEDLEKGLEPEPQVPGPAHGPAQEEPWEKKESLGAAQEALSIQLQPKETQPFPKSEQVYLHFLSVVTEDGPEPKDKGSLPQPPITEVESQVFSEKLATDTSTFEATSEGTLELQQRNPKAERLRWSPAQEKSFRQMVVIHKEIPTGKKDHECSECGKTFIYNSHLVVHQRVHSGEKPYKCSDCGKTFKQSSNLGQHQRIHTGEKPFECNECGKAFRWGAHLVQHQRIHSGEKPYECNECGKAFSQSSYLSQHRRIHSGEKPFICKECGKAYGWCSELIRHRRVHARKEPSH, from the exons ATGGAACCTCCTGGTCCTGTGAG GGGGCCCTTGCAAGATTCCAGCTGGTATGAGCCTTCTGCAGAGCTAGTGCAGACTAGGATGGCTGTATCACTAACAGCAGCTGAAACTCTGGCCCTTCAGGGTACACAGGGACAagagaagatgatgatgatgggacCAAAGGAAGAGGAACAGTCTTGTGAGTATGAGACCAGGCTACCTGGGAACCACTCTACCAGTCAAGAGATCTTCCGCCAACGCTTCAGGCATCTCCGCTACCAGGAGACTCCTGGTCCCCGGGAGGCCTTGAGCCAACTACGAGTACTCTGCTGTGagtggctgaggccagagaaacaCACGAAGGAGCAGATCCTGGAGTTCCTGGTGCTGGAACAATTCTTGACCATCCTGCCTGAGGAGCTCCAATCCTGGGTGCGGGGACATCACCCTGAGAGTGGAGAGGAGGCTGTGACTGTGCTGGAGGATTTAGAGAAAGGACTTGAACCAGAGCCGCAG GTCCCAGGCCCTGCACATGGACCTGCACAGGAAGAGCCATGGGAGAAGAAGGAGTCTCTGGGAGCAGCCCAGGAAGCACTGAGCATCCAGCTCCAGCCTAAGGAGACCCAGCCTTTCCCAAAGAGTG AACAggtatatttacattttctgtcAGTTGTTACAGAAGATGGCCCAGAGCCCAAGGACAAAGGATCATTGCCACAACCACCCATTACTGAAGTGGAATCACAGGTGTTCTCAGAAAAACTTGCTACTGACACCTCCACATTTGAAGCTACCTCTGAGGGTACCTTAGAACTGCAGCAGAGAAATCCCAAAGCGGAGAGACTGAGGTGGTCCCCTGCCCAGGAGAAAAGTTTCAGGCAGATGGTTGTCATCCATAAGGAAATTCCCACAGGGAAGAAAGACCATGAATGTAGTGAATGTGGTAAAACCTTCATTTATAACTCACATCTTGTTGTCCACCAGAGAGTCCattctggagagaaaccctataagtGTAGTGACTGTGGGAAAACTTTCAAACAGAGCTCAAACCTCGGTcagcatcagagaattcatacaggagagaaacccttcgaatgtaatgaatgtgggaaggccttcagATGGGGTGCTCATCTTGTTCAGCATCAGAGGATTCACTCAGGAGAGAAGCCCTATGAGTGTAATGAGTGTGGGAAGGCCTTTAGTCAAAGCTCATATCTAAGTCAGCATCGGAGAATTCACAGTGGAGAGAAACCTTTTatatgtaaagaatgtgggaaagcttATGGATGGTGCTCAGAGCTCATTAGACATCGGAGAGTTCATGCCAGAAAAGAGCCTTCCCATTGA